A single Brevundimonas sp. SL130 DNA region contains:
- the miaA gene encoding tRNA (adenosine(37)-N6)-dimethylallyltransferase MiaA, with protein MPPASLDLSQPSLVTLIAGPTASGKSALALKMARETGAVIINADSQQLYADLRILTARPSLEEEAQADHRLYGVADAAEAWSVGKWSRAALDLLDAAHAEGRPAILVGGTGLYFNALTRGLADIPPVPQDVRDTVEADYAACGEVAFRARLAEHDANAARTIEHGDRQRLIRAMSVHSASGRALSDWKADTRPLLASGSWTGLVIEPDRGALYANCDRRVDLMMENGALDEVRALAALELAPALPAMKAVGVRELAAHLAGEISRDEAIDALKQATRNYAKRQLTWFRNQTPDWTRV; from the coding sequence ATGCCGCCCGCGAGCCTCGATTTGTCCCAGCCGTCATTAGTCACCCTGATCGCCGGTCCCACCGCCTCCGGCAAATCGGCCCTGGCGTTGAAGATGGCGCGCGAGACCGGCGCCGTGATCATCAACGCGGACAGTCAGCAGCTTTACGCCGACCTCCGCATCCTCACCGCCCGCCCATCGCTGGAAGAAGAGGCGCAAGCCGATCACCGCCTGTACGGCGTCGCCGACGCGGCGGAGGCTTGGTCGGTCGGCAAATGGAGCCGTGCGGCCCTGGATCTGTTGGACGCTGCGCACGCCGAAGGCCGGCCGGCGATACTCGTCGGCGGCACCGGCCTGTATTTCAACGCCCTGACGCGTGGGCTGGCGGACATTCCGCCTGTGCCTCAGGACGTGCGCGACACGGTGGAGGCGGACTATGCGGCATGTGGCGAAGTCGCCTTCCGCGCCCGTTTGGCCGAGCACGACGCCAACGCCGCCCGGACCATCGAGCACGGCGACCGCCAGCGGTTGATCCGAGCCATGAGCGTCCATTCGGCCAGCGGACGCGCCCTGAGCGACTGGAAGGCGGATACACGCCCGCTGCTCGCGTCGGGGTCGTGGACAGGGCTTGTCATCGAACCCGACCGGGGCGCCCTCTACGCCAACTGCGACCGGCGTGTGGATCTGATGATGGAGAACGGCGCGCTCGATGAGGTTCGCGCACTTGCGGCCCTGGAGCTTGCCCCGGCTCTGCCCGCCATGAAGGCGGTCGGGGTGCGCGAACTGGCGGCCCATCTGGCTGGAGAAATCAGTCGGGATGAAGCGATCGACGCCCTGAAACAGGCGACCCGGAACTACGCCAAACGCCAACTGACCTGGTTCAGGAACCAGACCCCCGACTGGACGCGGGTCTGA
- a CDS encoding Mrp/NBP35 family ATP-binding protein encodes MVERSAVIAALDAVTDPVSGQGLVASGLVQGLVVADDRAGFALEVDRSLVATYAPVRDAAEAALKAIPGMDRVSVILTAEAKPGLGKPAQRTAGLSKAAVDQGRAKAPVATDRPAHVRRVLAVASGKGGVGKSTVAVNLAVALAARGLSVGILDADVYGPSLPTMLGISGQPAYEDGAIVPHVAHGMKAMSVGLLTKMDDAMIWRGPMASQAITQMLTQTRWGTAEAPLDVLVVDLPPGTGDVQLTLIQKTPLDGAVIVSTPQEVALADARRAHTLFQRVNVPTLGLIENMSGAVFGQGGAKAEAERLSIPFLGDLPLDAALRAGGDAGVPTVAADPSGDIAARFTIVADRIAAALGL; translated from the coding sequence TTGGTCGAACGTTCCGCCGTCATCGCCGCCCTAGACGCTGTCACAGATCCGGTTTCCGGGCAGGGGCTGGTCGCTTCCGGCCTCGTTCAAGGGCTGGTGGTCGCTGATGATCGGGCCGGTTTTGCGCTGGAGGTTGATCGCAGTCTGGTCGCAACCTATGCGCCGGTTCGTGACGCCGCCGAAGCCGCACTGAAGGCGATTCCCGGCATGGACCGGGTGTCGGTGATCCTGACGGCCGAGGCTAAACCGGGGCTCGGCAAGCCGGCGCAGCGCACGGCTGGTCTTTCGAAGGCCGCCGTGGATCAGGGACGCGCCAAGGCGCCGGTCGCCACTGACCGACCGGCCCATGTTCGTCGTGTTCTGGCGGTCGCCAGCGGCAAGGGCGGGGTGGGCAAGTCCACAGTAGCGGTGAACCTGGCTGTAGCGCTGGCGGCGCGCGGTCTGTCGGTCGGGATTCTGGACGCTGATGTCTATGGCCCGTCGCTGCCGACCATGCTGGGGATCAGCGGCCAACCCGCCTATGAGGACGGCGCCATTGTTCCGCACGTCGCCCATGGAATGAAGGCCATGTCGGTCGGCCTGCTGACCAAGATGGACGACGCCATGATCTGGCGCGGGCCGATGGCGTCGCAGGCGATCACCCAAATGCTGACTCAGACCCGGTGGGGCACGGCCGAGGCGCCGCTGGACGTGCTGGTGGTTGATCTGCCCCCCGGCACCGGCGACGTGCAACTGACCTTGATCCAGAAGACGCCGCTGGACGGCGCCGTCATCGTCTCGACGCCCCAGGAAGTGGCCCTGGCGGATGCGCGGCGGGCGCACACCCTGTTCCAGCGGGTCAATGTACCGACGCTGGGTCTGATCGAGAATATGAGCGGAGCCGTCTTCGGTCAGGGCGGAGCCAAGGCCGAGGCCGAGCGTCTGTCCATCCCGTTCCTGGGCGATCTGCCTTTGGACGCCGCATTGAGAGCGGGGGGCGACGCCGGTGTTCCGACGGTCGCCGCCGATCCGTCGGGGGACATCGCCGCCCGGTTCACTATCGTCGCTGACCGTATCGCGGCTGCGTTGGGGCTTTAG
- a CDS encoding NADH:flavin oxidoreductase, which translates to MSVDALFRPFTVKGLTLPNRIVMAPMTRSFSPNGIPTSDVAGYYRRRAEGGVGLIVTEGTVVERPAARNDANVPVFHGEALPQWKTVVDEVHAAGGLIAPQIWHVGSARGQGETWAPLGKVDSPSGLTAPGKAKYEPMTEEDVADTIAAFGRSARAARELGFDAVEIHGAHGYLIDQFFWGGVNVREDRWGGPTIADRARFGAEVVKAVREGVGDDIPVILRLSQWKQQDFTARIAETPEQMVEWLTPLSDAGVDVFHCSQRRFWEPEFEGSDLNFAGWTKKLMNKPTITVGSVGLDGEFIAAFGGEGSKPASLDGLVRRLENEEFDLVAVGRALLADPQWVHKIRDGRSDELRNFERADLMTLS; encoded by the coding sequence ATGAGCGTCGACGCCCTGTTCCGCCCCTTCACCGTCAAGGGGCTGACCCTGCCCAACCGAATCGTCATGGCTCCCATGACGCGTTCCTTCTCGCCCAACGGAATCCCGACCTCGGACGTCGCAGGCTATTATCGCCGCCGGGCCGAAGGCGGCGTGGGGCTGATCGTGACCGAGGGCACGGTGGTGGAGCGGCCCGCCGCCCGCAACGACGCCAATGTTCCGGTCTTCCACGGCGAGGCCCTGCCGCAATGGAAGACGGTGGTGGACGAGGTTCATGCTGCGGGCGGTCTGATCGCGCCGCAAATCTGGCACGTCGGTTCTGCGCGCGGCCAGGGTGAGACCTGGGCGCCCTTGGGCAAGGTGGACAGCCCGTCCGGTCTTACGGCGCCTGGCAAGGCTAAGTACGAACCCATGACCGAAGAGGATGTGGCCGACACCATCGCCGCCTTCGGTCGTTCGGCGCGTGCGGCGCGGGAGTTGGGCTTTGACGCCGTCGAAATCCACGGCGCCCATGGCTATCTGATCGACCAGTTCTTCTGGGGCGGCGTCAATGTGCGCGAGGACCGCTGGGGCGGCCCGACCATCGCCGACCGCGCCCGGTTCGGCGCCGAGGTGGTCAAGGCGGTGCGCGAAGGCGTGGGCGACGATATCCCCGTCATCCTGCGTCTGTCGCAGTGGAAGCAGCAGGACTTCACCGCCCGGATCGCCGAGACGCCGGAGCAGATGGTCGAATGGCTGACGCCGCTGTCAGACGCCGGCGTCGATGTCTTCCACTGCTCGCAGCGCCGCTTCTGGGAGCCCGAGTTCGAGGGCTCGGACCTGAACTTCGCCGGCTGGACCAAGAAGCTGATGAACAAGCCGACCATCACCGTCGGCTCGGTCGGCCTGGACGGCGAGTTCATTGCGGCGTTCGGCGGTGAGGGCTCCAAGCCCGCCTCGTTGGATGGCCTGGTGCGCCGACTGGAGAATGAAGAATTCGATCTTGTCGCCGTCGGCCGCGCTCTGCTGGCCGACCCCCAGTGGGTTCATAAGATCCGCGATGGCCGTTCGGACGAATTGCGCAACTTCGAGCGCGCAGACCTGATGACCCTGTCCTGA
- a CDS encoding YbjQ family protein, translating into MYVTTTNDLPGFRVTRHIGLVRGVTVRSRNAISDAIGGVQSMLGGRVGAYVKLAEAGRQEAYDELLKHAEAHGANAILAVRYDATEIMPGVTEVLCYGTAVIVEPA; encoded by the coding sequence ATGTACGTCACCACCACCAACGACCTGCCCGGCTTCCGCGTCACCCGCCATATTGGCCTGGTGCGCGGCGTGACGGTGCGCTCACGCAACGCCATCTCCGACGCAATCGGCGGGGTCCAATCGATGCTGGGCGGCCGGGTCGGCGCCTATGTGAAGCTGGCGGAGGCCGGACGTCAGGAAGCCTATGACGAACTGCTCAAACACGCCGAGGCCCACGGCGCCAACGCCATCCTGGCGGTCCGCTACGACGCGACCGAAATCATGCCCGGCGTGACCGAGGTGCTGTGCTACGGCACGGCCGTGATCGTCGAGCCGGCCTGA
- a CDS encoding dihydrofolate reductase, producing MSIPLISLVVARGRNGVIGRDGDLPWRLRSDLQRFKAITVGKPCLMGRKTWESLPLKPLPGRLNLVLTKDESYEADGMSKGALVCATLDEAIEIGRETAEEDGVDEICVIGGTAVFEAVLPRAKRLYITEVEASPEGDAVFPAFDETAWVEVSSESHPAGEKDDHAFTFRVLERR from the coding sequence ATGAGCATTCCCCTGATTTCCCTGGTCGTCGCGCGAGGCCGCAACGGCGTCATCGGCCGTGACGGCGATCTGCCCTGGCGGCTGCGCAGCGACCTGCAACGATTCAAGGCCATCACCGTGGGCAAGCCCTGCCTGATGGGCCGCAAGACCTGGGAAAGCCTGCCGCTGAAGCCCCTGCCCGGCCGTCTGAACCTGGTGCTGACCAAGGACGAGTCCTACGAGGCCGACGGCATGTCCAAGGGCGCCCTGGTCTGCGCCACCCTGGACGAGGCCATCGAGATCGGGCGCGAAACGGCCGAAGAGGACGGCGTGGACGAGATCTGCGTTATCGGCGGGACCGCCGTGTTCGAAGCCGTCCTGCCGCGCGCCAAACGCCTCTACATCACCGAGGTCGAGGCCTCTCCCGAGGGCGACGCCGTCTTCCCCGCATTCGACGAAACGGCCTGGGTCGAGGTATCCTCGGAATCCCATCCGGCGGGCGAGAAGGACGATCACGCCTTCACCTTCCGGGTGCTGGAACGCCGCTAG
- a CDS encoding phosphoribosyl-ATP pyrophosphohydrolase, producing the protein MDLTSLQESVLRISDIYAEAHNIDRDRDWALLKLQEELGELTAEHLRLSGRARGTPNPDALGDEAADVLGMLLIYCASAGIDLETAMRRKWLKWLEPQTEDTP; encoded by the coding sequence ATGGACCTCACTTCGCTGCAGGAGTCTGTCCTGCGCATCTCCGACATCTACGCCGAAGCCCACAACATCGACCGCGACCGCGACTGGGCGCTACTGAAACTTCAGGAAGAGCTGGGTGAACTGACGGCCGAGCATCTGCGTTTGTCAGGTCGAGCCCGCGGAACACCGAACCCCGACGCCCTAGGCGACGAAGCGGCCGATGTTTTAGGCATGCTGCTGATCTATTGTGCAAGCGCGGGGATCGACCTTGAAACGGCCATGCGGCGCAAGTGGTTGAAGTGGCTTGAACCCCAGACGGAAGACACGCCATGA
- a CDS encoding thymidylate synthase, translating to MNAQVATIELQARTATAAADHPERQYLNLLRDILDNGVQRDDRTGTGTLGVFGRQMRFDLSKGFPVLTTKKLHLRSIIVELLWFLRGETNIGWLKDNGVRIWDEWADAEGELGPVYGKQWRSWTAPDGRVIDQIEKLVHGLKTNPNSRRHIVTAWNPADVDDMALPPCHCLFQFFVADGKLSCQLYQRSADVFLGVPFNIASYALLTMMLAQVVGLEPGDFIHTFGDAHLYLNHLEQAELQLTREPLALPVMHIAPKTDLFAFELSDFTLEGYEAWPHIKAAVAV from the coding sequence ATGAACGCTCAGGTCGCCACCATCGAACTTCAGGCCCGAACCGCCACGGCCGCCGCCGATCATCCGGAGCGGCAGTATCTGAACCTGCTGCGCGACATTCTGGATAATGGCGTGCAACGCGACGACCGCACCGGCACCGGGACCCTGGGCGTCTTCGGCCGTCAGATGCGGTTCGACCTGTCCAAGGGCTTCCCGGTCCTGACGACCAAGAAACTGCACCTGCGCTCGATCATCGTCGAACTGCTGTGGTTCCTGCGCGGCGAAACCAATATCGGCTGGCTGAAGGACAACGGCGTCCGCATCTGGGATGAATGGGCCGACGCCGAGGGCGAGCTGGGCCCGGTCTATGGCAAGCAGTGGCGGTCCTGGACCGCGCCTGACGGCCGGGTCATCGACCAGATCGAGAAACTGGTCCACGGCCTGAAGACCAACCCCAACAGCCGCCGCCACATCGTCACGGCCTGGAACCCGGCCGACGTCGACGACATGGCCCTGCCGCCCTGTCACTGCCTGTTCCAGTTCTTCGTCGCCGACGGCAAGCTGAGCTGCCAGCTGTACCAGCGCAGCGCCGACGTCTTCCTGGGCGTGCCGTTCAACATCGCCTCCTACGCCCTGCTGACCATGATGCTGGCCCAGGTGGTCGGGCTGGAGCCCGGCGACTTCATCCACACTTTCGGCGACGCCCACCTGTATCTGAACCACCTGGAACAGGCCGAGCTCCAGCTGACGCGCGAGCCGCTGGCGCTGCCCGTCATGCACATCGCGCCCAAGACCGACCTGTTCGCCTTCGAACTGTCGGACTTCACACTTGAGGGTTACGAGGCTTGGCCGCACATAAAGGCGGCAGTGGCCGTCTGA
- the udk gene encoding uridine kinase produces the protein MAILIAITGGSGSGKSTLAEALVSALPEGKAVLVREDAYYRDAASLPGFNAATFDFDDVAARDHALMIADLKELKAGRSVTAPVYSFIHHGREPGGEPIHAAEVVIVEGTHVLCTPDLTALFDIRVFVDTPADIRFIRRLLRDQSERGRSADSVVAQYLATVRPGHERLTEPSRTHADFIIADATAAVRLEDPQAVVRLAAPVLAHPLLLPLLEA, from the coding sequence ATGGCCATATTGATCGCGATTACGGGGGGCTCCGGCTCCGGCAAGAGTACTCTGGCGGAGGCGTTGGTCTCAGCCCTGCCTGAGGGCAAGGCCGTACTGGTGCGCGAGGACGCCTACTATAGGGACGCCGCCAGCCTGCCCGGTTTCAACGCTGCGACCTTTGATTTCGACGATGTGGCCGCCCGCGACCACGCCCTGATGATCGCCGACCTGAAGGAACTGAAGGCCGGTCGTTCGGTGACCGCGCCCGTCTATTCCTTCATCCACCACGGACGCGAACCCGGCGGCGAACCGATCCATGCGGCCGAGGTGGTGATCGTCGAGGGCACTCACGTGCTGTGCACCCCCGACTTGACCGCCCTGTTCGACATCCGGGTCTTCGTCGACACCCCCGCCGACATCCGGTTCATCCGCCGCCTGCTGCGCGACCAGTCCGAACGCGGCCGGTCGGCGGATTCGGTCGTGGCCCAGTATCTCGCCACCGTGCGACCCGGCCACGAACGCCTGACCGAGCCGTCGCGCACCCACGCCGATTTCATCATCGCCGACGCCACGGCGGCGGTTCGGCTGGAGGATCCTCAGGCCGTGGTGCGTCTGGCGGCGCCCGTCCTGGCCCACCCCCTGCTGCTTCCCCTGCTAGAGGCCTGA
- a CDS encoding long-chain-fatty-acid--CoA ligase has product MTLGLMQDWPLTVDKIIDHAKNWHGDREVVTRSVEGPIVRTTYGRIHDRAKRVSNALKAWGIQPGDRVATLAWNTDRHIETWYGVMGMGAVCHTLNPRLFPEQLVYIINHAEDRVIFTDLTFVPLLEAILPHIPKVERVIIMTDDAHMPQTRLPRAESYDRIVAEQSADVEWGAFDENTACGLCYTSGTTGNPKGVLYSHRSNFLHTFMALQSSVVGGKTSDVILPVVPMFHANAWGIAFVGPASGCKLVMPGARMDGEALYELLETEGVTFSAAVPTVWQGLLAHMRQNGLKLSTVKRVLIGGSAVPESLIRAFHDDYGIEVLQGWGMTETSPIGTLSNMTPETAALPFEEQLKYRTKQGTPPLGIELTLKDDAGRELPHDGATFGHLMVKGPTVARGYFREEGSILDAGGFFDTGDVATVDDLGFMQITDRSKDVIKSGGEWISSIEIENIAVGHPKVELAAVIGAAHAKWDERPVLLVKLKAGEALDKQEHLDFLHGKIAKWWMPDDVVAVDEIPLGATGKIDKKLLRERMKDYRLPEIQPA; this is encoded by the coding sequence ATGACGCTGGGCTTGATGCAGGATTGGCCGCTGACGGTCGACAAGATCATCGACCATGCCAAAAATTGGCATGGTGACCGTGAGGTCGTGACGCGGTCGGTCGAAGGACCCATAGTCCGCACCACCTATGGCCGGATCCACGACCGCGCCAAACGGGTGTCCAATGCCTTGAAGGCGTGGGGAATCCAGCCGGGAGATCGTGTCGCCACCCTGGCCTGGAACACTGATCGCCATATCGAGACCTGGTACGGCGTCATGGGCATGGGCGCCGTCTGCCACACCCTGAATCCTCGCCTGTTTCCCGAGCAGCTGGTCTACATCATCAACCACGCCGAGGACCGGGTCATCTTCACCGACCTGACCTTCGTGCCGTTGCTGGAAGCCATCCTGCCGCACATTCCCAAGGTGGAGCGGGTCATCATCATGACCGACGACGCCCATATGCCGCAGACCCGCCTGCCACGCGCGGAATCCTACGATCGGATCGTGGCGGAGCAATCCGCCGACGTCGAGTGGGGCGCGTTCGACGAGAACACGGCGTGCGGCCTTTGCTACACGTCCGGCACGACGGGCAATCCGAAGGGGGTGCTGTACTCGCACCGCTCAAACTTCCTGCACACCTTCATGGCGCTCCAGTCCTCGGTGGTCGGCGGCAAGACCAGCGACGTCATCCTGCCTGTCGTGCCCATGTTCCACGCCAACGCCTGGGGCATCGCCTTCGTCGGCCCCGCATCGGGTTGCAAACTGGTGATGCCGGGCGCCCGGATGGACGGCGAGGCCCTTTACGAGCTGCTGGAAACCGAAGGCGTCACCTTCTCCGCCGCCGTGCCGACGGTCTGGCAGGGACTGCTGGCGCATATGCGGCAGAACGGCCTCAAACTCTCGACCGTCAAGCGGGTGCTGATCGGTGGTTCGGCCGTACCCGAAAGCCTGATCCGCGCCTTCCATGATGACTATGGCATCGAGGTGCTTCAGGGCTGGGGCATGACCGAGACCTCGCCCATCGGCACCCTGTCGAACATGACGCCCGAGACGGCGGCCCTGCCGTTCGAAGAACAGCTGAAGTATCGCACCAAACAGGGCACGCCGCCGCTGGGGATCGAGCTGACGCTGAAGGACGACGCCGGCCGTGAGTTGCCGCATGACGGCGCCACCTTCGGCCATCTGATGGTCAAGGGGCCGACCGTGGCCCGTGGCTATTTCCGCGAGGAAGGCTCGATTCTGGACGCCGGCGGCTTCTTCGACACGGGCGACGTGGCGACGGTGGACGACCTGGGCTTCATGCAGATCACCGACCGGTCCAAGGACGTGATCAAGTCCGGCGGCGAATGGATCAGCTCCATCGAGATCGAGAACATCGCCGTGGGCCACCCCAAGGTCGAACTGGCCGCCGTTATCGGCGCGGCACACGCCAAATGGGACGAACGGCCGGTTCTGTTGGTCAAGCTGAAGGCCGGCGAGGCGCTGGACAAGCAGGAGCATCTCGACTTCCTGCATGGCAAGATCGCCAAATGGTGGATGCCGGACGACGTGGTGGCTGTGGATGAAATTCCCCTGGGCGCCACGGGGAAGATCGACAAGAAGCTTCTGCGCGAGCGGATGAAGGACTACCGTTTGCCCGAAATTCAGCCCGCCTGA
- a CDS encoding DUF1499 domain-containing protein, translated as MPSIKPVPALIPWLTALTAAPMVLVVAAMAATLFGGVDRAITYDLLTWTVARGLAWVGCVVALIVAVLTLRDLGRHWIYAAIAIVLAGATLGVFLYQGLRLAEPTPRDISTHVAEPPAYRRLADLHPGVSAVTGPETCPAARSIPTQVLAQQAVSALVDAGFPVVRAATFEVEGVHEGAWFGFAYDAVIRIRPGRTDIRVAARDPRPDGGATCRLMGKIVAALEEEVR; from the coding sequence ATGCCGTCGATCAAGCCCGTTCCCGCCCTGATCCCCTGGCTGACGGCGCTGACGGCGGCGCCGATGGTGCTGGTGGTTGCGGCGATGGCGGCGACGCTGTTCGGCGGGGTGGACCGGGCGATCACCTATGATCTGCTGACCTGGACGGTGGCGCGGGGCCTGGCCTGGGTCGGATGTGTCGTTGCTCTGATCGTGGCGGTTCTGACGCTCAGGGATTTGGGGCGGCATTGGATCTACGCCGCGATCGCCATAGTCTTGGCCGGCGCGACCCTGGGCGTCTTCTTGTATCAGGGCCTACGCTTGGCCGAACCGACGCCGCGCGACATCAGCACCCATGTCGCCGAACCACCGGCCTATAGGCGTTTGGCGGATCTACACCCTGGCGTCTCGGCCGTGACAGGGCCGGAGACCTGCCCTGCCGCGCGCTCGATCCCGACCCAAGTGCTGGCGCAACAGGCGGTCTCGGCCCTGGTCGACGCCGGCTTCCCTGTGGTTCGCGCCGCAACCTTCGAGGTGGAAGGGGTTCATGAAGGCGCATGGTTCGGCTTCGCATATGACGCCGTGATCCGCATCCGGCCCGGCCGCACAGACATTCGCGTCGCTGCGCGCGATCCCCGACCCGACGGCGGCGCGACCTGTCGCCTGATGGGCAAGATCGTCGCCGCGCTGGAAGAGGAAGTTCGTTAG
- a CDS encoding MBL fold metallo-hydrolase: MIPFVRDFDFAYGRRDQVSPLVQRVIADNPGPFTFTGTGTYVVGRPGTGASVAVVDPGPLDDSHLSALLAAVEGRTVSHVLVTHTHRDHAPLAHPFAERTGARILAARPPTRETHASGALDEDEDADFAPDVVLTGGELIGGDGWTMEAVFTPGHASNHMAFALKEENALFSGDHVMGWATSVVAPPDGNMRDYMASLDAVIGRDFATLWPTHGAPVTDPAPFLAAYRAHRLEREDQVRQRLMAGDRTAAQMVPALYAAVDQRLWPAASLSVLAHLIKLVEDGAATVAGEPGLHAEFRPA; encoded by the coding sequence GTGATTCCTTTCGTGCGTGATTTCGACTTCGCCTATGGACGCCGGGACCAGGTGTCCCCGCTCGTACAGCGGGTGATCGCCGACAATCCGGGGCCCTTCACCTTCACGGGAACGGGGACCTACGTCGTGGGTCGGCCAGGAACGGGGGCGTCCGTCGCGGTAGTCGATCCCGGACCACTCGACGATTCGCATCTCAGCGCCCTGCTAGCGGCTGTTGAAGGGCGGACGGTCAGTCATGTTCTGGTGACCCACACCCATCGCGATCACGCCCCCCTCGCCCACCCCTTCGCAGAGCGAACAGGCGCTAGGATCCTGGCGGCGCGACCGCCGACGCGCGAAACCCACGCCTCAGGCGCCTTGGACGAAGACGAGGACGCCGACTTCGCGCCCGATGTCGTGCTGACGGGCGGCGAGTTGATCGGAGGGGACGGCTGGACGATGGAGGCGGTTTTCACGCCTGGCCACGCCTCGAACCACATGGCGTTCGCTCTGAAAGAGGAAAACGCCCTGTTCAGCGGCGATCATGTCATGGGTTGGGCGACCAGCGTCGTCGCGCCGCCGGACGGAAACATGCGGGACTATATGGCCAGCCTGGACGCCGTGATCGGCCGGGATTTCGCAACCCTATGGCCGACGCACGGTGCACCCGTGACGGATCCTGCGCCCTTCCTGGCGGCCTATCGGGCGCACCGGCTGGAGCGGGAGGACCAGGTGAGGCAACGGCTTATGGCCGGCGACCGCACAGCCGCACAAATGGTCCCGGCCCTGTATGCCGCGGTGGACCAACGGCTTTGGCCGGCGGCGTCGCTGTCAGTCCTCGCTCACTTGATCAAGCTGGTGGAAGACGGCGCGGCGACGGTCGCCGGCGAACCTGGACTCCACGCCGAATTCCGTCCCGCCTAA